One genomic region from Xenopus laevis strain J_2021 chromosome 2L, Xenopus_laevis_v10.1, whole genome shotgun sequence encodes:
- the atf7.L gene encoding cyclic AMP-dependent transcription factor ATF-7 isoform X2: MGDDRPFVCSALGCGQRFTNEDHLAVHKHKHEMTLKFGPTRTDSVIIADQTPTPTRFLKNCEEVGLFNEIASSFEHDYKKGADDEEDKKNAGPLDMSLPSTPDIKIKEEEPVDIDSSPPDSPNSLSDEEVPLKPQVSSTPTPTIVRPGSLPLHLGYDPLHPTLPSPTSVITQAPPSNRQLGSPGSSVPLMMHLGNGHAVPFLPGPHLQMPSVISLARPLSMVPNIPGIPGPPVIGGGGHISPSGLSLYSEAKMRLKASLTQQTPSSLNGGMAMVTSRPEQSQILVQHPDAPSPAQPQFSPAQPTPSTGGRRRRAADEDPDERRQRFLERNRAAASRCRQKRKVWVCSLEKKAEGLTTQNVQLNNEVSLLRNEVAQLKQLLLAHKDCPVTVLQKKNQVYLDFSLSSWPPVSIQRH; this comes from the exons CGTTTtacaaatgaagaccatttgGCTGTCCACAAGCACAAACATGAAATGACTTTAAAGTTTGGACCAACAAGGACAGACTCTGTGATCATTGCAG ATCAAACTCCAACCCCAACACGCTTCCTAAAGAATTGTGAAGAAGTGGGATTGTTTAATGAGATTGCCAGCTCATTTGAACATGATTATAAAAAAGGAGCAGACGATGAAGAAGACAAGAAG AATGCAGGACCACTGGACATGTCTCTGCCATCCACCCCTGACATAAAAATCAAGGAAGAGGAACCAGTAGACATAGACTCATCCCCACCTGACAGCCCAAATTCTCTTTCTGACGAAGAG GTGCCACTGAAGCCACAGGTCAGCTCTACTCCCACTCCGACAATAGTTCGGCCTGGCTCTCTACCCCTCCACCTGGGCTACGACCCCCTGCATCCTACACTGCCTTCCCCCACGTCTGTCATCACACAGGCTCCGCCATCCAACAGACAGCTGGG TTCTCCAGGCAGCTCTGTCCCACTAATGATGCACCTGGGAAATGGGCATGCTGTACCTTTCCTGCCAGGTCCCCACTTACAGATGCCCTCCGTTATATCG CTGGCAAGGCCTTTATCCATGGTGCCTAACATTCCTGGAATCCCTGGTCCCCCAGTGATTGGCGGTGGAGGACATATATCTCCTTCAGGCCTTTCTCTCTATTCAGAGGCCAAAATG AGACTTAAAGCCTCACTAACCCAACAGACCCCATCTTCTCTAAATGGAGGCATGGCAATGGTTACATCACGGCCTGAACAGAGCCAGATACTTGTCCAGCACCCAGATGCGCCATCTCCCGCACAGCCTCAG ttctcccCTGCACAACCCACTCCAAGTACAGGAGGTAGAAGGCGCAGAGCAGCCGATGAGGATCCAGATGAACGCAGACAGAGATTCCTAGAACGGAACAGAGCAGCTGCCTCCCGTTGTCGTCAGAAGCGCAAGGTCTGGGTGTGCTCTCTGGAGAAGAAGGCAGAAGGGCTGACCACTCAAAATGTCCAGCTTAAT AATGAGGTGTCTCTTCTTAGGAATGAAGTGGCCCAGTTAAAGCAGCTGCTGCTGGCCCACAAGGACTGTCCTGTAACAGTGCTGCAGAAGAAGAATCAAGTTTATTTGG ACTTTTCTCTGAGTTCCTGGCCACCTGTCTCCATACAAAGGCACTAG